The DNA sequence GTGGAAGACCCGGTGGTCGACGTACCCGGAGCGGAGGAGGACCACGAGGTCCCCTGAACCACTGTCGCGGTAGGCGAGGTCGCCGTCGGCGGACGTGAAGGTGCTCAGTTCCTAAGCAACTGTCATGACAACCAGGGTGTCATCTTTTCCGAGCTTTGACAACCGAGGTGTCATGATGGACGCGTGACTCACGCCAACGCACCCCTCCCGCTCCCTCCCGACGAACTCGGCCGCCGCCTCACCGAGGTCTTCGACCTGGTGGGCCCCCTCTACCGGTTCGCCGCACGCAAGGGCGAACCGGTGGAGGGGGTGTCCGCCGGGGTACGGGCGGTCCTCAATCTGCTCCGGCAGCACGGGCCCATGACGGTGCCGCAGATGGGCCGGGCCCAGGCACTGAGCCGGCAGTTCGTGCAGCGCATGGTCAACGACGCGGCGGCCCCCGGATGGGTGGAGCTCATCCCGAACCCCGCGCACCAGCGGTCGTCGCTGATCCGGCTGACCGAGGAGGGCAGGGACGTCATCGCTGCCGTCCTCGCCCGGGAGCACACCCTCAACCGGCAGGTGGGCGGGAGTCTGACCGACGCCGAGGTGCGGGCGTGCGTGCGGGTGCTGACGGAGATGGTGCGGACCTTCGACCACGTCGACATCGACTGAGCCCGCCCCGCCTACTCCGCCATCACCAGCCCGTCCTTCCCCGCCCCACGGCTCAGCACGACGTCCCGGATCCGGTCCCGCACGCCGCGCACGTCGGCGCCCTTGGCGAGCGCCCGGTTGAGGTCGATCACGCGGCCGGCGTCGATGTCGAACAGCTGGGGCACGAACTCGGCCTTGGCCACCTGCCAGCGAGCGCC is a window from the Streptomyces sp. NBC_00299 genome containing:
- a CDS encoding MarR family winged helix-turn-helix transcriptional regulator gives rise to the protein MTHANAPLPLPPDELGRRLTEVFDLVGPLYRFAARKGEPVEGVSAGVRAVLNLLRQHGPMTVPQMGRAQALSRQFVQRMVNDAAAPGWVELIPNPAHQRSSLIRLTEEGRDVIAAVLAREHTLNRQVGGSLTDAEVRACVRVLTEMVRTFDHVDID